One genomic window of Kosmotoga olearia TBF 19.5.1 includes the following:
- a CDS encoding SIS domain-containing protein has protein sequence MQTLDEIRQQPEKHRLLSEKYPEVIQKLKDLILDKKPKEINFVGCGSSYYLAMGLSRHFNRLSDGEIRSNYYSGSEIMFGLSKLPADSLLIGLSRSGESSETIGALEKARDYGAYIAAVTCEPGSTMTRVADVTVEMDFIEEKSIVMTKSFTSMAFLISALAKDLFSSENLESYLKEIPELSKKVLDDAEALFDKLNPGKFEHFVFLGYDEYFSAAMEGVIKVTETSLSDVDCYQTLEYRHGPKSKIKANSLAVILANSKLYEEEEKMAHEIVELGGTVISIAYRKFQGTNGIEISYEKDDFGDWFLRVIPLQLIGIRRAVAKGLDPDKPTHLTKVVKF, from the coding sequence ATGCAAACACTCGATGAAATAAGACAGCAGCCAGAGAAGCATCGATTACTCAGTGAAAAGTATCCAGAAGTAATTCAGAAACTAAAAGATTTAATTCTGGATAAAAAGCCGAAAGAGATCAACTTTGTGGGTTGTGGTTCTTCTTACTATCTTGCGATGGGGCTTTCCAGACACTTCAACCGTCTGTCTGATGGAGAAATCAGATCGAATTATTACAGTGGTTCCGAGATAATGTTTGGGCTAAGCAAACTTCCTGCTGATTCACTCCTGATAGGACTTTCACGTTCCGGTGAATCATCTGAAACGATTGGGGCGCTAGAAAAGGCGAGAGATTATGGAGCCTATATAGCTGCGGTTACCTGCGAACCCGGCAGTACAATGACGCGGGTGGCGGATGTTACTGTAGAGATGGATTTTATCGAAGAAAAATCCATAGTCATGACAAAATCATTCACCTCCATGGCTTTTCTTATTTCTGCGCTGGCAAAAGATCTCTTTTCAAGTGAAAACTTAGAGAGTTATTTGAAAGAGATCCCGGAACTATCTAAAAAGGTGCTTGATGATGCGGAAGCTCTTTTTGATAAGTTGAATCCCGGAAAATTTGAGCACTTTGTTTTTCTTGGTTATGATGAGTATTTCAGTGCGGCAATGGAAGGGGTTATAAAGGTTACCGAGACATCTCTTTCAGATGTTGACTGCTACCAGACATTGGAGTACAGACACGGTCCGAAATCGAAGATCAAAGCGAATTCACTGGCGGTCATCCTTGCAAATTCAAAATTGTATGAGGAAGAAGAAAAAATGGCGCACGAAATCGTGGAACTCGGCGGAACGGTCATCAGTATCGCTTATAGAAAATTTCAAGGAACAAACGGAATCGAGATTTCATATGAGAAAGATGATTTTGGTGATTGGTTCCTGAGAGTGATTCCTCTGCAATTGATAGGTATTAGGCGCGCAGTTGCTAAGGGGCTTGATCCTGATAAACCAACACATCTAACGAAGGTTGTGAAATTCTGA
- a CDS encoding carbohydrate ABC transporter permease, which yields MTKISSKKYMAAYLLLLPNIILYILVRLIPLFGTFGLSLFRWSMVETPRFVGLANFARMWKDPNFWIAFKNTLLYTAYVVPAAVFLGLLLAVLLNKDIPGMKVFRTLFFFPFITSPVFVAMIWRSLYSTDQGLINGFLAIFGIESIPWLTSTRWALPSLAIVAIWQIVGYNMLIFLAGLQGIPRSYYESAQIDGAKRWKVFWKITVPLLRPITMFVVIINLIGALQLFDLTYIITQGGPSKATLTLVYYIYNYGFKYMRMGYASAVAIILFVIILGLSIFQKTLFRRR from the coding sequence ATGACGAAGATAAGCTCAAAAAAATACATGGCAGCGTATTTGCTTCTCCTTCCAAATATCATTCTGTACATACTGGTAAGGCTTATTCCCCTGTTTGGGACCTTTGGTTTGAGTCTGTTCCGCTGGTCTATGGTGGAAACTCCAAGGTTCGTGGGGCTGGCGAATTTCGCCAGGATGTGGAAAGACCCAAATTTCTGGATAGCGTTCAAAAACACGTTACTCTATACAGCCTACGTCGTTCCGGCAGCCGTTTTTCTTGGACTTTTACTTGCTGTTCTTTTGAATAAAGATATACCAGGAATGAAGGTATTCCGTACCCTATTTTTCTTCCCATTCATAACGTCACCAGTTTTTGTTGCCATGATCTGGCGATCGTTGTACAGCACAGACCAGGGGCTTATAAATGGATTCCTGGCAATTTTTGGCATTGAGTCGATTCCATGGCTAACATCAACCAGATGGGCGCTACCATCGCTTGCCATCGTGGCTATATGGCAGATCGTTGGTTACAATATGCTGATATTCCTTGCCGGGCTTCAGGGAATACCAAGATCCTACTACGAGAGTGCCCAGATTGACGGTGCGAAGCGCTGGAAGGTTTTCTGGAAAATCACCGTTCCCTTACTGAGACCTATAACCATGTTCGTGGTGATAATCAATCTCATTGGGGCTCTGCAGTTATTCGATCTGACATACATCATTACACAGGGTGGACCATCGAAAGCGACCTTGACGCTGGTTTATTACATCTACAACTACGGATTCAAGTACATGAGGATGGGATACGCTTCGGCTGTGGCTATCATACTCTTCGTTATTATTCTTGGATTAAGTATTTTCCAGAAGACCCTTTTTAGGAGAAGGTGA
- a CDS encoding D-tagatose-bisphosphate aldolase, class II, non-catalytic subunit: MKKHPLQDIVSLQKQGIPKGVFSVCSANRFVIETTLEYAKMKGTTVLIEATCNQVNQFGGYTGMTPADFREMVFSIAEDIGLPKNKIILGGDHLGPNPWKGQPSDQAMRNAIEMIREYAKAGFTKLHLDASMRLADDPGNENEPLNPEVIAERTALLCLEAERAFKESAGSLRPVYVIGTDVPPPGGAQNEGKSIHVTSVQDFERTVELTKKAFFDHGLYEAWGRVIAVVVQPGVEFGNEHIFEYDRNRARELTEAIKKHPNIVFEGHSTDYQTAKALKEMVEDGVAILKVGPALTFALREAFFALSSIEKELFYDTPGLCSNFVEVVERAMLDNPKHWEKYYQGEERENRLARKYSFLDRLRYYWNLPEVRTAVNKLITNLETKEIPLTLISQFMPMQYQKIRNGLLRKDPISLIKDRITLVLDDYYFATHPEC, encoded by the coding sequence ATGAAAAAACATCCTCTTCAGGACATTGTTTCATTGCAAAAACAGGGAATACCCAAAGGGGTTTTCTCTGTATGTAGTGCCAATAGATTTGTTATTGAAACCACTCTGGAATATGCGAAGATGAAAGGGACAACGGTTCTTATAGAGGCCACCTGCAATCAGGTAAACCAGTTCGGTGGCTACACCGGTATGACTCCTGCTGATTTCAGAGAAATGGTTTTTTCTATCGCTGAGGATATTGGACTTCCCAAAAATAAAATCATCCTTGGTGGCGACCATCTTGGCCCAAATCCCTGGAAGGGTCAGCCGTCAGATCAGGCTATGCGTAACGCCATTGAAATGATTCGAGAATACGCTAAAGCTGGGTTTACCAAGCTTCATCTGGATGCCAGCATGCGTCTTGCAGACGATCCGGGGAACGAAAACGAGCCGCTGAACCCGGAAGTTATAGCGGAAAGAACAGCTCTTCTCTGTCTTGAAGCCGAGAGGGCTTTTAAAGAATCCGCCGGTTCTCTCCGGCCTGTTTACGTTATTGGTACGGATGTTCCGCCACCGGGTGGAGCGCAAAACGAAGGTAAATCGATTCATGTAACCAGTGTTCAGGATTTTGAGCGTACCGTTGAGTTGACCAAAAAGGCATTTTTCGACCATGGTTTGTATGAAGCCTGGGGAAGGGTGATTGCGGTTGTTGTGCAACCGGGAGTAGAATTCGGGAATGAACATATATTCGAATATGATAGAAATCGAGCGAGAGAACTTACTGAGGCGATAAAAAAGCATCCAAATATAGTTTTTGAAGGTCACTCGACAGATTATCAAACGGCAAAAGCATTGAAAGAAATGGTAGAAGACGGTGTAGCCATACTCAAGGTTGGGCCAGCTCTAACATTTGCGCTCAGAGAGGCTTTTTTTGCGTTGAGCAGCATTGAAAAAGAGTTATTTTATGATACACCCGGGCTTTGTTCAAACTTTGTTGAAGTTGTCGAGAGAGCGATGCTTGACAATCCAAAACATTGGGAAAAATATTACCAGGGAGAAGAGAGAGAAAATAGATTAGCCCGTAAATACAGCTTTCTCGATCGCTTGAGGTATTACTGGAATCTTCCTGAGGTTAGAACAGCGGTGAATAAGCTGATAACCAACCTTGAAACAAAAGAAATCCCGTTAACGCTTATAAGCCAGTTCATGCCGATGCAGTACCAAAAAATCAGAAACGGTTTGCTAAGAAAGGATCCAATAAGCCTTATAAAAGATCGAATTACCCTTGTTCTTGATGACTACTATTTCGCAACTCACCCTGAATGTTGA
- the menC gene encoding o-succinylbenzoate synthase: MITESARIDGVSLYEIVIPMKIPFQISSGTCYTRRSLVVEIREGDLFGYGESAPFEEPFYLGETLETTKVILKNHLLPMILGKEPLSIEEFNHLIKNGIRGNHFARCGVENAYWDLIAKKNKISLKAMIEKKMKNLGVKQEYLASNNYIESGAALGIPEDGRIETLIHQVEESLQEGYRRIKIKIKPGWDVEPLQETRRAVGDHFPLWTDANSSFELDQWETFKAMDAAKCLFHEQPLHYEALLDLKELGERIETPICLDESLISSRVAEFVAKLGISNIWNIKIQRVGGLLEAIKIYKIATDNGIKLWGGTMPESGLGARFLISLASFRGFVFPADVAASEKWYGKGNDLVENTMTDGKIYVPDEPGASFDMTLSHLEALGKKIWESQRG; this comes from the coding sequence ATGATAACTGAATCAGCAAGAATAGATGGCGTTAGTTTGTATGAGATAGTAATCCCAATGAAGATACCCTTCCAGATAAGCTCGGGTACCTGCTATACGAGAAGATCCCTTGTTGTGGAGATTCGTGAGGGTGACCTTTTTGGTTATGGAGAATCAGCTCCTTTTGAAGAACCCTTCTATCTGGGAGAAACTCTGGAAACAACCAAAGTTATCCTGAAGAATCATCTTCTTCCGATGATTCTTGGAAAAGAACCTTTGTCGATTGAAGAGTTCAATCACCTCATCAAAAACGGGATTCGTGGTAACCACTTCGCGAGATGTGGAGTGGAGAACGCTTACTGGGATCTCATCGCAAAGAAAAACAAGATATCTTTGAAAGCAATGATAGAGAAGAAAATGAAAAATTTAGGAGTAAAACAAGAATATCTTGCTTCCAATAATTACATAGAATCGGGTGCCGCTCTTGGAATACCGGAAGATGGCAGGATCGAAACCCTGATACACCAGGTGGAGGAATCTCTTCAGGAAGGCTACAGGAGGATAAAGATAAAGATAAAACCCGGATGGGACGTGGAGCCTCTTCAAGAAACCAGAAGGGCAGTTGGAGATCATTTTCCTCTGTGGACTGACGCAAATTCTTCTTTTGAGCTCGATCAGTGGGAAACGTTTAAAGCTATGGATGCAGCCAAATGCCTTTTTCACGAGCAGCCGTTACATTATGAGGCTCTGTTAGATCTGAAAGAGCTTGGTGAAAGGATAGAGACGCCGATCTGCCTTGACGAGTCTTTGATTTCCTCGCGAGTAGCCGAATTTGTGGCGAAATTGGGAATATCCAATATCTGGAACATAAAAATCCAGCGGGTTGGAGGGTTGCTGGAAGCCATTAAGATCTACAAGATTGCCACAGACAACGGAATAAAACTTTGGGGCGGTACTATGCCAGAAAGCGGGCTGGGTGCGAGGTTTTTGATTAGCCTGGCTTCTTTCAGAGGATTTGTTTTTCCTGCTGATGTAGCGGCCAGCGAGAAATGGTACGGCAAGGGAAATGATCTGGTTGAGAACACCATGACGGATGGGAAGATCTATGTACCGGATGAACCTGGAGCGAGTTTTGATATGACCTTAAGTCATCTGGAAGCTCTGGGCAAAAAAATCTGGGAGAGTCAAAGGGGTTGA
- a CDS encoding transcriptional regulator: MKIGVIGPKDLVKKVVSVSKEFRNLEAVPLEYKIETEAPAIVEANQHLFDGILFTGPIPYYLCASEINQLVVWDYVPYRSTGLVMSLLDVLRVFPQYLEKEFSISVDTLAESEVVEIIDEAQIPVKAVYTREFSPNTNANQDFCDFHEAMFREKKVDVCITCLKSAYKVLKDKGIPVFTITPSVHTIRGTLQRMILEMKSNKMELLRTVVGVIVPNELSNNSAKKRKDLMKIYNVLLEYANRKNLLVFPRMESSFILIETYGQLMLDTDNFKHDPLRTQVLVSTGIDVCVGYGVGINASMAEEYAMNAVELTMKKGGKGCYIFDGTTVIGPLDENGIGSFELETQDNNLTVLSEKTGLTISNLSRTLKALEMLNEHFSATDLASILRISPKTARRILAKLIKADIVRVVGTRSNIGAGRPTKVYALVSGSIETERKRVDV; the protein is encoded by the coding sequence ATGAAGATAGGAGTTATAGGGCCGAAAGACCTTGTGAAAAAAGTAGTATCAGTTAGCAAAGAGTTTCGCAATTTAGAAGCTGTTCCTCTTGAGTATAAGATCGAGACCGAAGCGCCGGCAATTGTAGAAGCCAATCAGCATCTTTTTGACGGCATCCTCTTCACAGGTCCGATCCCTTATTATCTCTGTGCCTCAGAGATAAATCAGCTTGTTGTGTGGGATTATGTGCCTTATCGTTCCACTGGGCTTGTTATGTCTTTGCTGGATGTTCTCAGGGTATTTCCGCAGTATTTAGAAAAAGAATTCAGCATCTCCGTCGATACCCTTGCTGAATCAGAGGTTGTAGAAATTATCGACGAAGCTCAAATTCCAGTAAAGGCTGTTTACACTAGAGAATTCTCTCCTAATACAAATGCCAACCAGGATTTTTGCGATTTTCATGAAGCGATGTTCAGAGAGAAGAAGGTCGATGTGTGCATTACCTGCTTGAAGTCGGCTTACAAAGTGCTGAAAGACAAAGGTATTCCCGTCTTTACCATCACGCCGTCTGTGCACACCATAAGGGGTACCCTTCAGAGAATGATACTTGAAATGAAAAGCAATAAAATGGAACTTCTCAGAACGGTCGTTGGTGTTATCGTTCCAAACGAGCTTTCAAATAATTCAGCGAAGAAGCGGAAAGACCTGATGAAGATCTACAATGTGCTTCTGGAATATGCGAACAGAAAGAACCTGCTGGTATTCCCGCGAATGGAGTCTTCTTTTATTCTTATTGAAACCTACGGACAGCTCATGTTGGATACGGATAACTTCAAGCACGATCCGCTGAGAACGCAGGTTCTGGTTTCTACCGGTATCGATGTATGCGTTGGCTACGGTGTCGGAATCAACGCATCCATGGCTGAAGAGTACGCAATGAACGCGGTTGAGCTCACAATGAAAAAGGGAGGCAAGGGCTGTTACATCTTCGATGGGACTACGGTAATAGGACCGCTCGATGAAAATGGGATAGGATCTTTCGAGCTTGAAACTCAGGACAATAACCTGACAGTACTTTCAGAAAAAACAGGGCTCACTATCAGTAACCTTTCAAGAACGTTGAAAGCTCTTGAGATGTTGAACGAACATTTTTCGGCAACTGATCTGGCTTCTATATTGCGAATAAGTCCGAAAACCGCCAGAAGGATACTCGCAAAACTCATCAAAGCGGATATAGTCCGCGTAGTGGGGACGCGCTCAAATATTGGAGCTGGGCGTCCCACAAAAGTTTACGCGCTTGTTAGCGGTTCAATAGAAACAGAGAGGAAGAGAGTAGATGTGTGA
- a CDS encoding dihydrodipicolinate synthase family protein, translating to MCELDGKLFPAVPTLFNKKTGSIDIQANKDFAMYLRETPIDGVAVWVHTGRGLFLSREERHFILKLWREALPEKTIFAGVGSKRKELNYEDIKIYIEELLMMAEEAKSGGADCLLAFPPVPLKKLSEDDDLIVRYHRELEQIGLPVILFYLYEEAGGLSYSYETLEKLLSMDHVVGIKLATLYSVIKMQDISRFVLERFPDKALITGEDRMFGYSLTRGSRSALIGLGSVLPQLQKELIESYLKKDPAFISIMKKVDLLAEALFVDPMEGYIERVEEALAMMNIIPEDCVFDPYGPGISDTDKERIRKTLEQLGAL from the coding sequence ATGTGTGAATTAGATGGAAAGCTTTTCCCAGCGGTTCCAACTCTTTTCAACAAGAAAACCGGGAGTATTGATATACAGGCAAACAAAGATTTTGCAATGTATCTCAGAGAAACGCCGATAGACGGAGTAGCAGTCTGGGTGCATACGGGTAGAGGTCTATTTCTCTCACGTGAAGAAAGACATTTCATTCTGAAGCTGTGGAGAGAAGCCTTACCTGAAAAGACGATCTTCGCCGGTGTTGGTTCGAAGAGAAAGGAATTGAATTATGAAGATATAAAGATTTACATAGAAGAGCTCCTTATGATGGCGGAGGAGGCAAAATCTGGTGGGGCAGATTGCCTCCTCGCCTTCCCTCCCGTTCCTTTAAAGAAACTCAGCGAGGATGATGACCTGATCGTTCGTTATCATAGAGAATTGGAACAAATTGGACTGCCTGTCATACTGTTCTACCTTTACGAAGAAGCTGGTGGGCTCTCTTATTCTTACGAGACTCTTGAAAAACTTCTCTCTATGGATCACGTAGTCGGAATCAAGCTGGCCACGCTTTATTCGGTAATAAAGATGCAGGATATTTCCAGATTCGTACTGGAAAGATTCCCCGATAAAGCTTTAATTACAGGAGAAGACAGGATGTTTGGCTATTCGCTGACCAGGGGCTCCCGCTCAGCGTTGATTGGGCTTGGATCGGTATTACCGCAATTGCAAAAAGAGTTGATAGAAAGTTACCTAAAAAAAGATCCTGCTTTTATTTCTATCATGAAAAAGGTCGACCTTTTGGCTGAGGCGTTGTTTGTCGATCCGATGGAAGGTTACATCGAGAGGGTCGAAGAAGCGCTGGCGATGATGAACATAATTCCTGAAGATTGCGTGTTTGATCCGTACGGTCCGGGTATTAGTGACACAGATAAAGAAAGGATTCGCAAAACTCTGGAACAATTGGGGGCACTTTGA
- a CDS encoding N-acetylglucosamine kinase, with amino-acid sequence MKSYDFFLGVDGGGTKTFAVVYSGTGECLGTGRADSADVLNRPRKKVIENLRDAVDRALEAAGITREQLTFSCFGMPVFGDIPEFDPEIKQLVEKIIPERVKVVNDVRLALEGAHPLGAGVILLAGTGAMLMAKNRQGEVFKIDGWGEHAGDMGSGYYIGKRALQTVFKMYDGRISKRTPLFEMIKEYARVSDLREILLYCKGDNSRTYIASLSKVVCEASKAGDEVATAILDEALRELLITLNTVKQKIREIPIPVAVAGGIFNCEYIYKRFRDYVDKTEDFYIKTSTLPPHVGAIILAAKEVYSEERLFEFLRNIKASE; translated from the coding sequence ATGAAATCTTATGACTTCTTTCTTGGTGTTGACGGTGGTGGCACAAAAACATTCGCGGTAGTTTATTCTGGCACGGGTGAATGTTTGGGGACGGGCCGGGCAGATTCAGCCGACGTTTTGAACCGTCCACGAAAGAAAGTGATTGAAAATCTCAGAGATGCTGTTGACAGAGCTCTTGAAGCCGCCGGAATCACCAGAGAGCAGCTCACCTTTTCCTGTTTTGGAATGCCTGTTTTTGGCGATATTCCCGAATTTGATCCGGAGATAAAGCAATTAGTTGAAAAGATAATCCCTGAAAGGGTAAAGGTTGTAAACGATGTGAGATTAGCCCTTGAAGGGGCTCACCCTCTTGGAGCGGGAGTTATCCTGCTTGCCGGGACCGGTGCAATGCTCATGGCTAAAAATCGTCAGGGTGAGGTGTTCAAGATAGACGGTTGGGGAGAACACGCCGGCGACATGGGCAGTGGATACTACATAGGCAAAAGAGCGCTCCAGACGGTATTCAAGATGTACGACGGGAGAATAAGTAAGAGAACACCTCTTTTCGAAATGATAAAGGAATATGCCAGAGTTTCGGATCTCAGAGAGATTCTTCTGTATTGCAAAGGTGACAACTCGCGAACCTATATTGCCTCACTTTCAAAGGTTGTATGTGAAGCTTCAAAGGCTGGTGATGAAGTAGCTACCGCTATTCTTGATGAAGCGTTGCGGGAGCTGTTAATCACCCTGAATACGGTGAAGCAAAAGATCCGTGAAATCCCGATTCCCGTAGCGGTAGCTGGAGGGATTTTCAACTGTGAATATATATACAAGAGATTTCGGGATTACGTTGATAAAACCGAAGATTTTTACATAAAAACCTCAACATTACCACCGCATGTTGGTGCGATCATACTGGCAGCTAAAGAGGTATACAGCGAAGAGAGACTCTTTGAATTTCTCCGGAATATCAAAGCCTCAGAATAA
- a CDS encoding carbohydrate ABC transporter permease, with the protein MFKISTFEKIITYVILCILTIVMAGPFVAMVSVSFQAKPVSSPGDWFGTDLTLKNYIQVLRNSKLSRWFLNSVIITVSVTVCATFLASMGGYVFAKKEFPGKEFLFWAFMAFMMFPIQAWIIPMFIEMSYLGLVNTYWPFILSGASSGFGIFLIRQFIDQNIPNEIIEAAKIDGASEMQIYFRVVLPLIKPALATLAIFLFISWWNQFLFPLIMTTTSDMYTLPVGMSVLRGIFGQNVSWSMAATTLALIPTIVIFVLFQKYITKGIAIDLK; encoded by the coding sequence ATGTTTAAGATATCGACATTTGAGAAAATCATAACCTATGTTATCCTTTGTATCCTCACCATAGTTATGGCAGGTCCCTTTGTGGCTATGGTATCTGTTTCCTTTCAGGCAAAGCCCGTTTCGTCGCCCGGTGATTGGTTTGGGACGGATCTAACCCTTAAAAATTACATACAGGTGTTAAGAAATTCCAAATTATCTCGATGGTTTCTCAACAGTGTTATCATCACCGTTAGTGTTACCGTGTGTGCCACTTTTCTGGCTTCTATGGGTGGTTACGTCTTTGCCAAAAAGGAGTTTCCCGGAAAGGAATTTCTCTTTTGGGCTTTTATGGCGTTCATGATGTTTCCAATTCAGGCATGGATCATACCCATGTTCATTGAAATGAGCTATCTCGGATTGGTTAATACCTATTGGCCTTTCATCCTTTCAGGAGCTTCCAGCGGATTCGGAATTTTTTTGATACGACAGTTTATCGATCAGAATATCCCGAACGAAATAATCGAAGCAGCCAAAATTGACGGCGCATCCGAGATGCAGATCTATTTCAGGGTTGTTCTTCCCCTGATAAAACCAGCTTTAGCCACTCTAGCTATTTTCCTCTTTATCTCGTGGTGGAATCAGTTCCTTTTCCCGTTGATCATGACTACTACATCGGATATGTACACGCTGCCTGTCGGTATGTCGGTTTTAAGGGGGATTTTCGGTCAGAACGTGAGCTGGTCTATGGCAGCTACAACATTGGCATTGATACCAACGATCGTTATATTCGTTTTATTCCAAAAATATATCACCAAGGGGATAGCCATAGATCTTAAGTAA
- a CDS encoding Gfo/Idh/MocA family protein — MLFLSKVTAVLMGAGSRGRDAFGAYAKNNPHKLEIVAVAEPDPIKRNRLADELEIPEARRFEDWKDLLSVGKIADGAIIATMDDLHVEPSIEAMKLGYDILLEKPMDRTLEGSIKIALASQKYGKRVMVCHVLRYSLFFSKLRELMHSGIIGRIMGIEHKENIGYFHMAHSFVRGNWRNSKETAPIILTKSCHDMDLLYWLVGEKCTYISSFGELSHFRRENMPEGAAERCTQGCLVEKECPYSAIKIYLGDNVDWPVNVISTDLSYEGRLKALNEGPYGRCVYACDNDVVDHQVVSMTFGKDVMVNFTLSAFTREISRTIRVFGTMGEIRGHFEKNELEVTRFGKEPEVIKIEDPGIGGHNGADYHMMNAFVEMLSNEEYEGTLTSAMDSLESHLMAFAAEESRLNNKVINMEEYRKEKLYGSGR; from the coding sequence GTGCTCTTTTTGAGTAAAGTTACGGCAGTACTGATGGGCGCTGGAAGCAGAGGAAGAGATGCCTTTGGCGCATATGCGAAGAATAATCCACACAAACTGGAGATAGTAGCGGTAGCTGAACCGGATCCGATAAAGAGAAACCGTCTGGCTGACGAACTGGAAATACCTGAAGCCAGACGCTTTGAAGACTGGAAAGATCTCCTTTCCGTAGGGAAAATAGCAGATGGTGCGATAATAGCAACGATGGACGACCTTCATGTAGAACCTTCCATAGAAGCTATGAAACTTGGATACGATATACTTCTTGAAAAACCTATGGATAGAACCCTTGAAGGTTCCATAAAAATAGCCCTCGCATCTCAAAAGTACGGAAAAAGAGTTATGGTTTGCCATGTGCTCCGTTATTCACTGTTTTTTTCGAAACTCAGAGAACTGATGCACTCCGGCATCATAGGCAGGATTATGGGTATAGAGCATAAAGAGAACATCGGATATTTTCATATGGCACACAGTTTTGTTCGTGGTAATTGGAGAAATTCTAAGGAAACAGCACCGATAATTCTGACGAAATCGTGTCACGATATGGATCTCCTTTATTGGCTGGTGGGCGAAAAATGCACCTACATTTCCTCATTTGGCGAGTTGTCCCACTTCAGGAGAGAAAACATGCCTGAAGGGGCTGCAGAAAGATGTACGCAGGGTTGTCTGGTGGAGAAAGAGTGTCCTTATTCTGCCATTAAGATATACCTTGGCGATAATGTAGATTGGCCTGTCAATGTGATTTCAACGGATTTATCGTATGAAGGTAGATTGAAGGCATTGAACGAAGGACCTTACGGTAGATGTGTATATGCGTGTGATAACGATGTCGTCGACCATCAGGTGGTTTCAATGACTTTTGGCAAAGATGTGATGGTTAATTTCACATTATCCGCGTTTACTAGAGAGATTTCGCGAACAATACGTGTTTTCGGAACCATGGGAGAAATTCGTGGACACTTTGAAAAGAATGAACTGGAAGTAACCCGTTTTGGTAAAGAGCCAGAAGTAATAAAGATAGAAGATCCAGGCATAGGTGGGCACAACGGGGCAGACTACCATATGATGAATGCTTTCGTTGAGATGCTTTCGAACGAAGAATATGAAGGTACACTTACCTCAGCAATGGATTCCCTGGAAAGTCATCTAATGGCATTTGCGGCTGAAGAATCGAGACTGAATAATAAGGTTATAAACATGGAAGAATATCGAAAAGAAAAGCTCTATGGATCGGGGAGGTAA